In a genomic window of Desulfosporosinus sp. Sb-LF:
- a CDS encoding polyprenyl synthetase family protein — protein sequence MFKETFQRYLTMIEETLAQLPWDQDILNQSMSYSLIGGGKRIRPVLALASAEAVGGNPKAILPAAVAIELIHTYSLIHDDLPAMDNDDYRRGRLSNHKVFGEAHAILAGDALLTYAFELLADSELGQPDRQLLIIREVAVAAGKAGMVGGQVADLAGEGKILKLSEIEEIHKAKTGALLTVSARLGGILAGGTKQQVGALTDYAQALGLAFQIKDDILDVVGDSETLGKPAGSDLRQGKATYVSLLGLEGAKRQLQAQISKALSSLKSFDKGAIFLNELAYYIEQRQH from the coding sequence GTGTTTAAGGAGACCTTTCAACGCTATCTAACCATGATCGAAGAGACCCTTGCACAATTGCCGTGGGACCAGGACATCTTAAATCAGAGCATGTCTTATTCCCTGATTGGGGGAGGAAAGCGTATTCGACCTGTTTTGGCACTGGCCTCGGCAGAAGCAGTAGGCGGAAATCCAAAAGCAATTTTGCCGGCGGCTGTGGCAATTGAACTCATTCATACCTACTCATTAATCCATGATGATTTACCGGCTATGGATAACGACGACTATCGAAGGGGAAGATTATCTAATCATAAAGTTTTTGGGGAAGCCCATGCAATTTTAGCGGGAGATGCGTTATTAACTTATGCCTTTGAACTATTGGCTGATTCTGAACTCGGTCAGCCTGACCGGCAGCTTCTTATTATTCGTGAGGTTGCAGTGGCCGCCGGAAAAGCGGGCATGGTTGGAGGTCAAGTTGCCGATCTGGCAGGAGAAGGAAAGATTCTAAAGCTAAGTGAAATTGAAGAAATTCATAAGGCTAAAACGGGGGCATTACTAACGGTTTCTGCTCGGCTTGGTGGTATCCTAGCGGGCGGTACTAAGCAGCAAGTCGGAGCATTGACAGATTATGCCCAAGCGTTAGGATTAGCTTTTCAAATAAAGGATGACATTTTGGATGTTGTTGGAGACAGTGAAACCCTCGGGAAACCTGCTGGGAGCGACCTCCGTCAAGGTAAGGCGACCTACGTTTCTTTACTCGGGCTGGAAGGCGCAAAACGTCAGTTGCAAGCCCAAATTTCAAAAGCACTATCTTCTTTGAAGTCGTTTGATAAAGGCGCAATCTTTCTAAATGAGCTAGCATACTACATTGAACAACGCCAGCATTGA
- the xseB gene encoding exodeoxyribonuclease VII small subunit, with the protein MILEESPTTIDRNEDQEPKSLETGLQNLETIVKTLEQKDLPLEKALSLFKEGVGLVQYCSNVLDQAEKQMEILLEGPDGQLQIELASFEVEG; encoded by the coding sequence ATGATACTTGAAGAATCACCGACTACGATAGATAGGAATGAGGACCAAGAACCAAAATCTCTGGAAACAGGGCTTCAGAATTTGGAAACGATCGTCAAGACTCTTGAACAAAAGGACCTTCCGTTGGAAAAAGCATTAAGCTTATTCAAGGAGGGGGTAGGTCTTGTACAATACTGTTCTAACGTGTTAGATCAAGCTGAAAAACAGATGGAGATTCTTCTTGAAGGCCCAGACGGACAGTTGCAGATCGAACTTGCAAGTTTTGAAGTGGAAGGGTGA
- a CDS encoding cyclodeaminase/cyclohydrolase family protein, giving the protein MDMNKIWQWTTEEFLTVSASSSPTPGGGSVSAYVGALAASMTCMVANLTVGKEKYKEVEPQVKEILSEAETVLGMLKTGLSQDIAEFSNFMDVLKLPKNTDEEKTVRAGKMQEVLVSATDTPLGISQNCFKVLQLAQKLAPIGNKGAISDVGVAAYLAESALKSAMLSVDINLPQIKDEGYQERVKAERVRLFEQAAVICAETVAVVQSRM; this is encoded by the coding sequence ATGGATATGAATAAGATTTGGCAATGGACGACGGAAGAATTTCTGACGGTATCTGCAAGTTCCTCCCCGACACCGGGAGGGGGAAGTGTTTCTGCTTATGTTGGAGCATTAGCTGCGTCAATGACTTGCATGGTTGCTAACCTCACAGTCGGAAAGGAAAAGTATAAAGAGGTCGAACCTCAAGTGAAGGAGATCTTGTCTGAGGCAGAAACGGTTTTAGGTATGTTGAAAACTGGATTAAGTCAAGATATTGCCGAATTCTCCAATTTTATGGATGTTTTAAAACTACCAAAAAACACTGATGAGGAAAAAACCGTGCGTGCTGGAAAAATGCAAGAGGTGTTAGTTTCAGCTACGGATACTCCACTGGGAATTTCCCAAAACTGTTTTAAGGTTTTGCAATTGGCGCAGAAGTTAGCTCCGATCGGTAACAAAGGGGCGATTAGTGATGTTGGCGTTGCTGCTTATTTAGCGGAGAGCGCGCTGAAATCTGCGATGCTCAGCGTGGACATTAACCTACCTCAGATCAAAGATGAAGGGTATCAGGAGCGGGTCAAGGCAGAACGAGTAAGACTATTTGAACAAGCGGCTGTTATTTGTGCTGAGACGGTTGCGGTTGTCCAAAGTCGAATGTAA
- the amaP gene encoding alkaline shock response membrane anchor protein AmaP, with translation MLAYALGLLLIAGALWILAMATGWGLPYVLLAQGLEWLKANPWESTMVAALLLALGLLLFVRPREGTDRAIRTSSNGGDVLISMDALQEIIARSATELKGVLQIQSSLRECESGLQITVSCQLEQGVLIPQTSADLQKKVKQDVELYTGITVTEVRVLVRRLDKARSTGRVR, from the coding sequence ATGTTAGCCTATGCTTTAGGACTCCTTCTGATTGCGGGAGCCCTTTGGATATTAGCCATGGCCACAGGGTGGGGACTTCCGTATGTTCTGCTCGCTCAAGGGCTTGAGTGGCTAAAAGCAAACCCTTGGGAAAGTACTATGGTGGCAGCACTTTTGCTCGCGTTGGGTTTACTTTTGTTTGTGAGACCGCGCGAAGGTACAGACCGTGCCATTCGAACGTCCTCGAATGGGGGAGATGTTCTCATTTCAATGGATGCTTTGCAGGAGATCATTGCCCGAAGTGCAACAGAGTTGAAGGGTGTTCTACAGATTCAATCGAGTCTTAGAGAGTGCGAATCTGGCCTTCAGATTACGGTCTCTTGCCAATTAGAGCAGGGTGTTCTCATTCCCCAAACCTCCGCGGATCTCCAAAAGAAGGTTAAACAGGATGTCGAACTTTACACGGGAATTACGGTGACAGAGGTGAGAGTGCTGGTGCGTCGGCTGGATAAGGCCCGTAGTACAGGGCGCGTTCGATGA
- a CDS encoding DUF2273 domain-containing protein — MNGLTQIGEKISKFLVWAMDNHTGKLIGTFIGVLLGLLMVTLGFWRTLVLALFAILGFVLGKRQDDHKDILTWLERNFNKY; from the coding sequence ATGAATGGGCTCACACAAATTGGAGAAAAGATTTCGAAATTTTTGGTTTGGGCCATGGATAATCATACAGGCAAACTCATTGGAACATTTATAGGGGTTTTATTGGGTTTATTGATGGTGACTTTGGGCTTTTGGCGTACGCTAGTATTAGCCTTGTTTGCTATTCTGGGATTTGTCTTAGGAAAGCGCCAAGATGACCATAAAGATATTTTAACTTGGTTGGAAAGAAACTTTAACAAGTACTAG
- a CDS encoding bifunctional 5,10-methylenetetrahydrofolate dehydrogenase/5,10-methenyltetrahydrofolate cyclohydrolase, which yields MAQLLDGKAVSKILKEEIREEIAQWKEKGVQPKLAVILAGDDPASVVYARSKQKVCEGIGMAFELFTMPAATPEADILARIESLNNDQEVHGIMIELPLPKGIQKEKVMAAVRPDKDVDGVHPINRGYILSGEEGLFPATPQSCIELLLRSGVAIAGKHVVIVGRGETVGKPLVFLILKHNATVTICHSKTPDLGAFTRQADILIAAVGRAKLIKKEMVKTGAIVVDAGINETPEGICGDVDFQAVQEVAELISPVPGGVGSLTTALIMRNVLKGIVLQGGAR from the coding sequence TTGGCTCAATTATTGGATGGTAAAGCGGTATCGAAAATTCTTAAGGAAGAAATTCGTGAGGAAATTGCACAGTGGAAAGAAAAAGGCGTGCAGCCTAAACTTGCGGTAATTCTAGCAGGGGATGATCCGGCCTCGGTGGTTTATGCACGGTCAAAGCAGAAAGTCTGCGAGGGTATAGGCATGGCCTTTGAACTTTTTACGATGCCCGCAGCTACACCAGAAGCCGACATTCTTGCACGGATTGAAAGCCTAAACAATGATCAGGAAGTCCATGGTATTATGATCGAACTCCCACTTCCTAAGGGAATTCAGAAAGAAAAGGTCATGGCGGCAGTACGACCTGATAAAGATGTCGACGGAGTTCATCCCATTAATCGAGGGTATATTTTAAGCGGCGAGGAAGGGCTCTTTCCAGCCACTCCGCAAAGCTGTATTGAGCTGCTTCTGCGTTCCGGTGTTGCCATTGCAGGAAAACATGTCGTCATTGTTGGACGTGGAGAAACCGTTGGCAAGCCCCTTGTTTTCCTTATTCTAAAGCATAATGCGACCGTAACTATTTGTCACTCTAAAACACCCGACTTAGGGGCATTTACCCGTCAGGCGGATATTTTGATTGCAGCGGTGGGTCGCGCTAAGTTAATCAAAAAGGAAATGGTCAAGACGGGAGCGATTGTTGTCGATGCGGGAATCAACGAGACCCCAGAGGGAATTTGCGGGGATGTGGATTTCCAAGCCGTCCAAGAAGTGGCCGAGTTGATTTCTCCAGTACCGGGAGGAGTCGGTTCTCTGACCACTGCTTTGATTATGCGCAACGTTCTTAAGGGAATCGTTCTGCAAGGAGGGGCGCGTTAA
- the nusB gene encoding transcription antitermination factor NusB, with amino-acid sequence MSRRLARETALQVLFQKDLTKEPLIIAEAVQRWAVEFDVPEASIPFAQELVEGTITHQREIDQKIASLAQEWSIGRMANVDRNVMRLATYEILFCPDIPGRVSLNEAIELAKRFGGEESAKFVNGILDRVVEGITKTERKGAE; translated from the coding sequence TTGAGTCGAAGATTAGCCCGTGAAACAGCATTACAAGTGCTTTTTCAAAAGGACCTAACGAAAGAACCGTTGATTATTGCGGAGGCAGTTCAACGTTGGGCCGTAGAATTTGACGTCCCCGAGGCAAGTATTCCCTTTGCCCAGGAATTGGTCGAAGGAACTATTACTCACCAACGGGAAATAGATCAGAAGATTGCTTCCCTTGCCCAGGAATGGAGCATTGGCCGTATGGCGAATGTGGATCGGAATGTGATGCGTTTAGCTACGTACGAGATACTATTTTGTCCTGATATTCCAGGTCGAGTAAGTCTTAATGAAGCAATTGAGCTGGCGAAACGTTTTGGCGGAGAGGAATCGGCAAAGTTCGTTAATGGAATTCTTGATAGAGTCGTGGAAGGTATCACGAAAACAGAGCGCAAAGGGGCTGAGTAA
- the xseA gene encoding exodeoxyribonuclease VII large subunit has protein sequence MPKIWMVSELVGQIGQVLQERIDLQNCWISGELSNFKNHRASGHWYFTLKDESSSLKGVMFKSRSERVRFVPTDGLKVVIRGNIRMYEREGTIQFYAEEMEPSGLGQLYLAYEQLKKKLAGEGLFDPIRKKEIPRFPLRIGIVTSPTGAAIRDILNIMGRRHPRMSWLLAPAAVQGEAAPREVAQAIARLNRYGAVDVIIVGRGGGSLEELWAFNTEVVARAIAASAIPIISAVGHETDVTISDYVADLRAPTPSAAAELAVPILQDLQYQVTQLSIRLQGAMGMLIERNRQNLERLANKGPLRDPYWRIDQNRQRIDTLQMRLQEGMTRFVIDKNGILELLAARLHLLSPLAILGRGYSLAYDEGGNLLLSAQKVELQEKIRIRLGEGSLRCQVLEKGI, from the coding sequence GTGCCGAAGATTTGGATGGTATCCGAGCTTGTAGGGCAAATTGGTCAAGTCCTGCAGGAGCGGATAGACTTACAAAATTGCTGGATCAGTGGTGAACTTTCGAACTTTAAGAACCATCGTGCTTCCGGACACTGGTATTTTACTCTGAAAGACGAGTCGTCCAGTCTTAAAGGGGTAATGTTTAAGAGTCGGTCGGAACGCGTTCGTTTTGTCCCTACAGATGGATTAAAGGTTGTAATTCGGGGAAATATCCGTATGTACGAGCGAGAGGGAACGATTCAATTCTATGCTGAAGAAATGGAACCGAGTGGATTGGGCCAACTTTATTTGGCATATGAGCAACTTAAAAAGAAACTTGCTGGAGAAGGGTTATTTGATCCGATACGCAAGAAAGAGATTCCACGCTTTCCACTGCGAATCGGGATTGTAACTAGTCCGACTGGAGCTGCGATTCGGGATATTCTTAACATTATGGGGCGTCGGCATCCAAGAATGTCCTGGCTCTTGGCGCCAGCGGCAGTCCAGGGAGAAGCGGCACCAAGAGAAGTTGCACAGGCGATCGCTCGCCTTAACCGTTATGGAGCTGTCGACGTGATCATTGTAGGGCGTGGAGGGGGATCTTTGGAAGAGTTATGGGCTTTTAATACTGAAGTAGTCGCCCGTGCTATTGCAGCATCCGCTATTCCGATTATATCAGCCGTGGGGCATGAAACAGATGTCACTATTTCAGACTATGTTGCGGATCTGCGTGCGCCAACACCTTCAGCGGCGGCTGAATTGGCTGTACCAATCCTACAGGATTTACAGTATCAAGTGACCCAACTAAGCATTCGGCTCCAGGGTGCTATGGGAATGCTCATCGAGCGTAACCGTCAGAACCTTGAGCGGCTCGCCAACAAGGGCCCACTCAGAGATCCTTATTGGCGAATCGATCAAAATCGTCAACGCATAGATACTCTACAAATGCGCCTGCAAGAGGGTATGACTAGATTTGTAATCGATAAAAATGGTATACTTGAATTATTGGCTGCTAGGCTGCATTTGCTGAGCCCTTTGGCTATTTTGGGGCGAGGATACTCGTTAGCCTACGATGAGGGGGGAAATCTTCTTCTGTCCGCTCAAAAGGTGGAGCTCCAGGAAAAAATCCGGATTCGTTTAGGAGAAGGAAGTTTACGCTGCCAAGTGTTAGAAAAGGGGATTTGA
- a CDS encoding sulfide/dihydroorotate dehydrogenase-like FAD/NAD-binding protein: MYRVVKKRLLASAIALLEVEAPAVAAKVEAGQFVIVRVDELGERIPLTVMDFDRKKGTVTIVVQDVGYSSAIITGMNEGDEFQDFVGPLGVASEIENHGTVVLIGGGLGIAPIHPIARALKEAGNHVISVLGSRSADLLILEEEMRAVSDEIVIATNDGSAGVKGFVTDGLAKVLEQGHKVEAIWAIGPMVMMKAVVDYTRPLGLKTIVSMNPIMVDGTGMCGACRISVGNETKFACVDGPEFDGHLVDFDLAMKRLAFYKDEENRAKARLECNHEGGHH; encoded by the coding sequence ATGTACCGCGTCGTTAAGAAGAGACTGTTAGCATCGGCTATTGCCTTGCTTGAAGTCGAAGCACCGGCAGTGGCTGCGAAAGTAGAAGCAGGCCAATTTGTTATTGTTCGAGTGGACGAGCTTGGTGAACGTATTCCGCTTACTGTCATGGACTTCGATCGGAAAAAGGGCACCGTCACGATTGTTGTGCAAGATGTAGGATATTCTTCGGCCATCATCACGGGCATGAATGAAGGGGATGAATTCCAAGACTTTGTGGGACCGTTGGGTGTTGCGTCTGAAATTGAAAATCACGGTACTGTTGTTCTCATCGGAGGGGGGTTAGGTATTGCTCCTATTCATCCGATCGCACGGGCTTTAAAAGAAGCGGGGAATCATGTGATTTCCGTCTTGGGTTCAAGAAGTGCAGACCTTCTGATTTTGGAAGAAGAGATGCGCGCTGTGAGTGATGAAATTGTTATTGCCACAAACGATGGCAGTGCAGGCGTAAAAGGGTTTGTGACAGACGGGTTAGCAAAAGTCTTGGAACAAGGTCATAAGGTTGAGGCAATTTGGGCGATTGGCCCTATGGTTATGATGAAGGCAGTAGTGGATTATACCCGTCCTTTGGGTCTCAAAACGATCGTCAGCATGAATCCAATTATGGTTGACGGGACAGGAATGTGTGGCGCTTGCCGAATCAGTGTGGGCAATGAAACTAAGTTTGCTTGTGTAGATGGACCAGAGTTTGATGGGCATTTAGTTGATTTTGATTTAGCTATGAAGCGTCTTGCTTTTTATAAAGATGAAGAAAACCGGGCTAAGGCACGGCTAGAGTGTAACCATGAAGGAGGGCATCATTAA
- the gltA gene encoding NADPH-dependent glutamate synthase produces the protein MTEKVESTKKVKIPRHEMPCQDAQVRAHNFEEVALGYSKETAIEEAKRCLQCKNPKCITGCPVSVLIPDFIKQIAEGDFQEAAKVLKIKNSLPAVCGRVCPQESQCESKCIVGIKGEPVAIGRLERFAADFGMKAEKSKFEKPESSGKRVAIIGAGPSGLACAGDLAKAGHAVTVFEALHVAGGVLMYGIPQFRLPKEIVQTEIANLKEMGVEILTNQVVGKITSVDELMENGYDAVFIGTGAGLPYFMDIPGENLNGVYSANEFLTRTNLMKGYKFPDYATPVKVGKNVAVLGAGNVAMDSARTAFRLGAENVYVIYRRSRDEMPARKEELEHAEEEGIQFRLLTNPVSIEGDERGWVKSLTCLRYELGEPDASGRRAPVAIPGSEFDIPMDTVVVAIGQGPNPLVTTSTPGLELNKRGNIVADAETLMTSKPGVFAGGDIVTGAATVILAMGAGKKAAAGIDQYLKAK, from the coding sequence ATGACTGAGAAGGTTGAAAGCACAAAAAAAGTAAAAATCCCTCGTCATGAAATGCCTTGCCAGGACGCTCAGGTTAGAGCGCATAACTTCGAAGAAGTCGCACTAGGCTATTCAAAAGAAACGGCCATTGAAGAAGCAAAGCGTTGTTTACAATGTAAAAACCCTAAATGCATTACGGGATGCCCTGTGTCAGTTCTCATTCCAGATTTCATCAAACAGATTGCAGAAGGGGATTTTCAGGAAGCCGCCAAAGTTCTGAAAATTAAGAATTCTCTGCCAGCTGTTTGTGGTCGAGTTTGCCCCCAAGAATCTCAATGTGAAAGCAAATGTATTGTGGGGATTAAGGGAGAACCTGTGGCTATTGGTCGTCTTGAACGCTTTGCTGCCGACTTTGGCATGAAAGCGGAAAAATCAAAGTTTGAAAAACCAGAGTCTAGCGGAAAACGTGTTGCAATCATTGGAGCGGGGCCATCAGGGTTGGCGTGCGCAGGAGATTTAGCGAAGGCCGGGCACGCTGTTACCGTTTTTGAAGCGCTCCACGTTGCAGGGGGCGTTCTGATGTATGGTATACCTCAGTTCCGTCTGCCGAAGGAGATTGTTCAGACTGAAATTGCAAACCTCAAAGAAATGGGCGTTGAGATCCTTACCAATCAAGTTGTTGGTAAAATTACGTCAGTCGATGAACTCATGGAAAACGGATATGACGCAGTGTTCATTGGTACAGGCGCAGGGCTTCCTTACTTTATGGATATCCCGGGCGAGAATCTGAATGGGGTCTATTCTGCGAATGAGTTTTTGACCCGTACCAATTTAATGAAGGGTTATAAATTCCCGGACTATGCGACTCCAGTAAAAGTAGGGAAAAACGTTGCTGTACTCGGTGCTGGTAACGTTGCGATGGACTCGGCGCGTACGGCTTTTCGTTTGGGTGCAGAAAATGTTTACGTTATCTATCGTCGTTCACGCGATGAGATGCCTGCACGGAAAGAAGAACTTGAGCATGCGGAAGAAGAAGGAATTCAATTCCGTCTGTTAACCAATCCCGTTTCCATCGAAGGTGATGAGCGTGGATGGGTAAAAAGTCTAACTTGCTTGCGTTATGAACTCGGAGAACCGGATGCTTCTGGTCGACGTGCACCTGTTGCGATTCCAGGATCAGAATTTGATATTCCGATGGATACAGTAGTCGTGGCGATTGGACAGGGCCCGAACCCCTTGGTAACGACATCCACTCCTGGCTTGGAGTTAAACAAACGAGGTAACATTGTTGCAGATGCAGAAACGTTAATGACTTCTAAACCGGGTGTTTTTGCAGGTGGAGACATTGTTACGGGTGCCGCAACTGTTATCTTGGCCATGGGTGCTGGTAAAAAGGCTGCTGCAGGTATCGATCAATATCTTAAAGCAAAGTAA
- the dxs gene encoding 1-deoxy-D-xylulose-5-phosphate synthase has protein sequence MGLLEKIHEPKDLRSLDLPKLKILAQEIRQEMIDVVSKNGGHLAPNLGVVELTLALHRTFDSPQDKIIWDVGHQTYVHKLLTGRVESFNTIRQYHGLSGFPKRAESEHDCFETGHSSTSISAAVGFAKARDVLRESHHVVAVIGDGAMTGGMAFEALNHAGHTETNMIVVLNDNEMSISPNVGAMSSYLNRLRTDPLYDKRKEDIEDLLKRIPGIGSRVAKVVAKAKDSLKYLLVPGLIFEELGFTYLGPIDGHDQALMEQVLDQAKNKKGPVLVHVVTRKGKGYKPAEENPDIFHGVGPFDTETGKIIKKSAPPTYTAVFGETLCALAEENSKIVAITAAMPGGTGLNLFARQFPERFFDVGIAEQHAVTFAAGLAFGGLKPVIAIYSTFYQRAYDQVLHDVCLQNANVVIAIDRAGVVGDDGPTHHGVFDVSIFRIIPNLVFMAPKDENELRHMLYTALQYSGPVALRYPRSVGTGVKQDETLKEIPIGKAEVLRDGKDVTIIGVGPMANICLIAAQELRHLGVEAAVINLRYINPLDRELLLHYARLTKHFITVEDHVLQGGMGSAILELLDEEEVEGVAFERLGYSGFVDQGSIPQLHKVHGLSVKGIVRAAERLQLIRHVAQS, from the coding sequence ATGGGACTACTCGAAAAAATTCATGAACCAAAGGACTTGCGCTCGTTAGACTTGCCCAAACTAAAGATATTGGCGCAAGAGATACGGCAAGAAATGATTGACGTGGTCTCCAAAAATGGGGGGCATTTAGCGCCGAACCTTGGAGTTGTCGAGCTTACCTTGGCGTTACACCGGACATTTGACAGTCCTCAAGATAAAATTATCTGGGATGTTGGTCATCAGACTTATGTACATAAGCTTTTAACCGGTCGAGTGGAGAGCTTTAACACTATTCGTCAATATCATGGACTGTCTGGCTTTCCTAAACGGGCGGAGAGCGAGCACGATTGCTTCGAAACAGGTCATTCTAGTACCTCCATATCCGCTGCCGTTGGCTTTGCCAAAGCACGGGATGTGCTTCGAGAGAGCCACCATGTTGTGGCGGTGATCGGGGATGGAGCAATGACGGGTGGCATGGCTTTTGAAGCTTTAAATCATGCTGGACATACTGAAACTAATATGATTGTGGTTCTGAATGATAATGAAATGTCTATTTCTCCTAATGTTGGGGCAATGTCTTCGTATCTAAATCGATTAAGGACAGACCCACTCTATGATAAGCGAAAAGAAGATATTGAAGACCTGTTAAAACGCATTCCGGGCATTGGATCAAGAGTTGCTAAGGTGGTGGCAAAAGCCAAGGATAGTTTGAAATATCTGCTGGTTCCAGGACTGATCTTTGAGGAATTGGGATTCACGTATTTAGGACCGATTGATGGACACGATCAAGCCTTAATGGAGCAGGTTCTAGACCAAGCTAAAAATAAAAAAGGACCAGTGCTTGTACATGTTGTGACACGCAAAGGAAAAGGGTATAAACCTGCTGAAGAAAATCCGGATATTTTCCATGGGGTTGGCCCGTTTGATACGGAAACTGGCAAGATCATAAAGAAATCGGCCCCACCCACTTACACGGCTGTCTTTGGTGAAACCCTCTGTGCTCTCGCCGAGGAAAATTCTAAAATCGTTGCGATCACTGCAGCAATGCCTGGTGGGACAGGCCTTAATCTGTTTGCACGTCAATTTCCAGAACGCTTTTTTGATGTCGGAATTGCGGAGCAACATGCTGTAACCTTTGCAGCTGGGTTGGCGTTTGGAGGGCTTAAACCCGTAATCGCAATTTATTCTACCTTTTATCAGCGGGCCTATGACCAAGTGCTACACGATGTTTGTTTGCAAAATGCTAATGTGGTAATTGCAATTGACCGTGCTGGAGTCGTCGGAGATGACGGACCAACACATCATGGTGTATTTGATGTTTCAATCTTTCGGATCATTCCTAACCTGGTCTTCATGGCCCCAAAGGATGAAAATGAATTACGCCATATGCTCTACACAGCGTTACAATATAGCGGGCCTGTGGCGTTGCGTTATCCGAGATCGGTCGGGACGGGCGTGAAGCAGGATGAAACTCTTAAGGAAATTCCAATTGGTAAAGCTGAAGTCCTACGTGATGGCAAAGATGTGACCATAATTGGGGTCGGGCCGATGGCGAATATATGTCTTATTGCAGCTCAGGAGTTACGCCACCTTGGAGTGGAGGCTGCGGTCATTAATTTGCGTTATATTAATCCACTTGACCGTGAACTCCTCTTACATTATGCGCGCTTAACCAAACATTTTATTACGGTAGAAGACCATGTTCTACAGGGGGGGATGGGAAGCGCCATCTTGGAACTTCTGGATGAAGAGGAAGTAGAAGGGGTGGCCTTCGAACGTCTGGGGTATTCTGGATTTGTGGATCAAGGATCGATTCCTCAACTTCATAAGGTCCATGGATTATCGGTGAAAGGGATAGTGCGAGCAGCGGAACGCTTACAATTAATTCGTCACGTTGCACAATCCTAA
- a CDS encoding divergent PAP2 family protein — protein sequence MPIIPGIFYNAILVSAVTAWLIAQLLKVVVNLVLLRKLDFQLLFSAGGFPSSHSSTVSALALGIGKYYGWDSPIFAVSAVYGMVVMYDAAGVRRAAGKQAEVLNQLVERLYQGPDLAQERLKELIGHTPFEVFGGVIVGIIVGLLI from the coding sequence ATGCCGATTATCCCGGGAATCTTTTATAATGCAATTCTTGTGTCAGCTGTGACCGCTTGGTTGATAGCCCAACTGTTAAAGGTCGTCGTTAATCTAGTCTTGTTAAGAAAACTAGATTTTCAGCTTCTTTTCAGTGCAGGTGGGTTTCCAAGTTCTCACTCTTCAACAGTAAGTGCTTTGGCTTTAGGTATCGGGAAATACTATGGCTGGGATTCTCCCATATTCGCTGTATCTGCCGTTTATGGTATGGTTGTGATGTATGATGCGGCTGGCGTGCGACGTGCTGCGGGAAAACAGGCAGAGGTCCTAAATCAGTTAGTTGAACGTTTATATCAGGGACCTGACCTCGCCCAAGAGCGGCTAAAGGAACTGATTGGTCACACTCCGTTTGAAGTCTTTGGGGGTGTGATCGTGGGAATTATTGTGGGTTTGCTGATCTAA
- a CDS encoding Asp23/Gls24 family envelope stress response protein: MESLEMDNSLGSIRIADEVVEIIAGLAASEVEGVVGMSGGLVGDLAHILGRNKNLSKGVKVEVGEHEVAVDLFIVVEYGVAIPEVALNVQGSVKDAIESMTGLRVVEANVHVQGVNFKPIPETKEEDFRLK, from the coding sequence ATGGAAAGCTTGGAAATGGATAATTCCCTCGGTTCGATCCGAATTGCTGATGAAGTTGTGGAAATCATTGCGGGGTTAGCTGCTTCTGAAGTAGAGGGTGTAGTTGGCATGAGTGGAGGTCTTGTAGGAGATCTTGCACACATATTAGGTAGAAATAAAAACCTATCCAAAGGGGTAAAAGTAGAAGTCGGCGAACATGAGGTTGCCGTTGACCTCTTTATTGTCGTGGAGTATGGCGTGGCGATTCCCGAGGTCGCCTTAAACGTGCAGGGGTCGGTGAAGGATGCTATTGAAAGCATGACAGGGCTTAGGGTAGTGGAAGCAAATGTTCATGTACAGGGAGTAAATTTCAAACCAATTCCTGAAACCAAAGAAGAAGACTTCCGTCTGAAGTAG